AGCCAAAAATAACCAATTGCTGAGAACGGTATTGATCGAGTCAGAAAACAAAAAAGGGAAGTAGCACCGCTACTTCCCTTTTTTGTTGTATAGGAGAACTAGTTGGTCCACATGAAAAACTTCTTGTTATTGACGTACGAGTCAAATTTCTTTTCTTCGATTACTTCCATCAATAAAACAATCCAGTCGATCAGGTTTACAATTCCTAAACCACCGCAGGTCAAAATATACCCTACAATAACACCGCCTGAAGTACCCAAGTAAGCGCGGTGAATACCTAACCAACCTACGACCCATGAAAGAATAAAGGCTACAACGGGGGTCTTGTCACCGGCCATTACTTTGGTAATGTTGCCATTTTGAGTAGTGCCCAT
Above is a window of Runella slithyformis DSM 19594 DNA encoding:
- a CDS encoding TM2 domain-containing protein, with protein sequence MKKLFALAFSFAVLLVGKSYATNNAEYFVDAQAIEQTLNAGEQLDMANTAEASSALENMMGTTQNGNITKVMAGDKTPVVAFILSWVVGWLGIHRAYLGTSGGVIVGYILTCGGLGIVNLIDWIVLLMEVIEEKKFDSYVNNKKFFMWTN